Proteins encoded within one genomic window of Pectobacterium araliae:
- a CDS encoding YoaH family protein — MIAGMPALTHKQQQDAVERIQELMSEGMSSGQAIALVAAEIRKNHKGGNVAVMFDEDDDAFNDSDEEHLFDDGEEEEEQ, encoded by the coding sequence ATGATTGCAGGTATGCCCGCGCTGACGCACAAGCAGCAGCAAGATGCGGTAGAGCGCATTCAGGAACTGATGTCTGAGGGCATGAGCAGCGGCCAGGCGATCGCGCTTGTCGCAGCGGAAATCCGCAAAAATCATAAGGGTGGCAACGTTGCGGTAATGTTTGACGAAGACGATGACGCGTTTAATGACAGTGATGAAGAACACCTTTTTGACGATGGGGAAGAGGAAGAAGAGCAATAA